The following proteins are co-located in the Vespa velutina chromosome 20, iVesVel2.1, whole genome shotgun sequence genome:
- the LOC124956037 gene encoding tyrosine decarboxylase-like isoform X1, producing MNIDEFQVCGKEMVEYISEYLRTLEGKRVTANVDPGYLRPLLPNEAPAKPESWDAIMKDIDGKIMPGITHWQHPRFHAYFPSGNSFPSILADMLSDAIGCIGFSWAASPACTELETIVLDWYAKAIDLPREFLSEEKTSKGGGVIQGSASECILVTMLAARTQAIRLLKEQEPDTEDSAFLPRLVAYCSTEAHSCVEKAAMISLVKLRVLQPDDKASLRGKRLESAIKEDVANGLVPFFVSTTLGTTGSCSFDNLVEIGPVCKLYPSIWLHVDGAYAGNSFICPEMRPFMAGIEHADSFNTNPNKWLLVSFDCSCLWVRDRVKLTSALVVDPLYLQHARSGESIDYRHWGIPLSRRFRALKLWFVMRTYGITGLQKYIRNHIRLARRFEALMKKDRRFEIVNDVRAGLVCFRLKESDEINQELLANINASGRLHMIPARVMSKYTLRFCVTRESATEEDIDYAIEVIEEHATEVLLAHYQGTEDEFRAKGPKSPAALDKKLVRKFSFTRSVTRDVYKRSKSKSSLHDGATPIMVVDDQAQEVDTIEEDVFCNSR from the exons ATGAATATCGACGAGTTTCAAGTATGCGGCAAGGAGATGGTGGAGTATATATCCGAGTATTTACGTACTTTAGAAGGTAAAAGAGTGACTGCAAATGTGGATCCAGGATACCTGCGACCCCTCTTACCAAACGAAGCACCAGCAAAACCCGAATCATGGGATGCTATTATGAAAGATATCGATGGAAAAATAATGCCTGGA atcaCACATTGGCAACATCCAAGATTTCATGCTTATTTTCCGTCAGGCAATTCCTTCCCATCGATCTTAGCAGACATGTTATCAGATGCAATAGGTTGCATTGGTTTTTCTTGGGCTGCTAGTCCTGCTTGTACAGAATTGGAAACTATTGTTTTAGATTGGTATGCAAAAGCTATTGACCTACCAAGAGAATTTCTATCCGAAGAGAAGACTTCTAAAGGTGGTGGAGTTATTCAAGGTTCTGCATCAGAGTGCATTTTAGTGACAATGCTAGCAGCACGAACTCAAGCTATCAGATTATTGAAGGAACAGGAACCAGATACCGAAGATTCTGCTTTCTTGCCAAGATTGGTTGCTTATTGCTCAACTGAAGCTCATTCATGCGTGGAGAAGGCAGCAATGATCAGTTTGGTTAAATTAAGAGTACTCCAGCCGGATGATAAAGCTTCTCTTCGTGGTAAAAGACTAGAATCAGCGATTAAAGAAGATGTGGCTAATGGTTTGGTACCTTTTTTTGTATCCACAACATTAGGTACAACTGGATCATGTTCTTTTGATAATCTCGTTGAAATTGGACCGGTTTGTAAGCTCTATCCTAGTATTTGGTTACACGTGGATGGTGCTTACGCCGGTAATTCTTTTATCTGTCCAGAAATGAGACCTTTCATGGCTGGAATCGAACATGCTGATTCCTTCAATACAAATCCTAATAAATGGTTATTGGTTAGCTTTGATTGTTCCTGTTTATGGGTACGAGATAGAGTTAAATTAACTTCTGCTTTGGTCGTGGATCCTCTTTATCTTCAACATGCTAGATCAGGGGAATCCATTGATTATCGTCATTGGGGTATACCATTGAGTAGAAGATTCAGAGCTTTGAAACTCTGGTTTGTCATGAGGACTTATGGTATTACTGGgctacaaaaatatataagaaatcatATCAGATTAGCAAGAAGATTCGAAGCTCtaatgaagaaagatagaagatttGAAATTGTGAATGATGTACGTGCTGGTCTGGTGTGTTTTCGTTTGAAAGAATCTGATGAAATTAATCAGGAACTCTTGGCGAATATCAATGCATCTGGAAGATTACATATGATTCCTGCTAGAGTAATGAGTAAGTATACCTTGAGATTTTGTGTCACAAGAGAGAGTGCAACAGAAGAAGACATTGACTATGCCATTGAAGTTATTGAAGAACATGCAACAGAAGTCTTATTGGCACACTATCAAGGTACAGAAGATGAATTCAGAGCTAAAGGTCCTAAGAGTCCTGCTGCGTTGGATAAGAAACTTGTACGAAAATTCAGCTTCACCAGAAGTGTCACCAGAGATGTTTACAAAAGATCTAAATCTAAATCAAGTCTTCATGATGGTGCAACACCTATCATGGTTGTCGATGATCAAGCACAAGAAGTTGATACCATTGAAGAAGATGTCTTCTGTAATAGCAGGTAG
- the LOC124956037 gene encoding tyrosine decarboxylase-like isoform X2 encodes MKDIDGKIMPGITHWQHPRFHAYFPSGNSFPSILADMLSDAIGCIGFSWAASPACTELETIVLDWYAKAIDLPREFLSEEKTSKGGGVIQGSASECILVTMLAARTQAIRLLKEQEPDTEDSAFLPRLVAYCSTEAHSCVEKAAMISLVKLRVLQPDDKASLRGKRLESAIKEDVANGLVPFFVSTTLGTTGSCSFDNLVEIGPVCKLYPSIWLHVDGAYAGNSFICPEMRPFMAGIEHADSFNTNPNKWLLVSFDCSCLWVRDRVKLTSALVVDPLYLQHARSGESIDYRHWGIPLSRRFRALKLWFVMRTYGITGLQKYIRNHIRLARRFEALMKKDRRFEIVNDVRAGLVCFRLKESDEINQELLANINASGRLHMIPARVMSKYTLRFCVTRESATEEDIDYAIEVIEEHATEVLLAHYQGTEDEFRAKGPKSPAALDKKLVRKFSFTRSVTRDVYKRSKSKSSLHDGATPIMVVDDQAQEVDTIEEDVFCNSR; translated from the exons ATGAAAGATATCGATGGAAAAATAATGCCTGGA atcaCACATTGGCAACATCCAAGATTTCATGCTTATTTTCCGTCAGGCAATTCCTTCCCATCGATCTTAGCAGACATGTTATCAGATGCAATAGGTTGCATTGGTTTTTCTTGGGCTGCTAGTCCTGCTTGTACAGAATTGGAAACTATTGTTTTAGATTGGTATGCAAAAGCTATTGACCTACCAAGAGAATTTCTATCCGAAGAGAAGACTTCTAAAGGTGGTGGAGTTATTCAAGGTTCTGCATCAGAGTGCATTTTAGTGACAATGCTAGCAGCACGAACTCAAGCTATCAGATTATTGAAGGAACAGGAACCAGATACCGAAGATTCTGCTTTCTTGCCAAGATTGGTTGCTTATTGCTCAACTGAAGCTCATTCATGCGTGGAGAAGGCAGCAATGATCAGTTTGGTTAAATTAAGAGTACTCCAGCCGGATGATAAAGCTTCTCTTCGTGGTAAAAGACTAGAATCAGCGATTAAAGAAGATGTGGCTAATGGTTTGGTACCTTTTTTTGTATCCACAACATTAGGTACAACTGGATCATGTTCTTTTGATAATCTCGTTGAAATTGGACCGGTTTGTAAGCTCTATCCTAGTATTTGGTTACACGTGGATGGTGCTTACGCCGGTAATTCTTTTATCTGTCCAGAAATGAGACCTTTCATGGCTGGAATCGAACATGCTGATTCCTTCAATACAAATCCTAATAAATGGTTATTGGTTAGCTTTGATTGTTCCTGTTTATGGGTACGAGATAGAGTTAAATTAACTTCTGCTTTGGTCGTGGATCCTCTTTATCTTCAACATGCTAGATCAGGGGAATCCATTGATTATCGTCATTGGGGTATACCATTGAGTAGAAGATTCAGAGCTTTGAAACTCTGGTTTGTCATGAGGACTTATGGTATTACTGGgctacaaaaatatataagaaatcatATCAGATTAGCAAGAAGATTCGAAGCTCtaatgaagaaagatagaagatttGAAATTGTGAATGATGTACGTGCTGGTCTGGTGTGTTTTCGTTTGAAAGAATCTGATGAAATTAATCAGGAACTCTTGGCGAATATCAATGCATCTGGAAGATTACATATGATTCCTGCTAGAGTAATGAGTAAGTATACCTTGAGATTTTGTGTCACAAGAGAGAGTGCAACAGAAGAAGACATTGACTATGCCATTGAAGTTATTGAAGAACATGCAACAGAAGTCTTATTGGCACACTATCAAGGTACAGAAGATGAATTCAGAGCTAAAGGTCCTAAGAGTCCTGCTGCGTTGGATAAGAAACTTGTACGAAAATTCAGCTTCACCAGAAGTGTCACCAGAGATGTTTACAAAAGATCTAAATCTAAATCAAGTCTTCATGATGGTGCAACACCTATCATGGTTGTCGATGATCAAGCACAAGAAGTTGATACCATTGAAGAAGATGTCTTCTGTAATAGCAGGTAG
- the LOC124956041 gene encoding peptidyl-prolyl cis-trans isomerase H gives MPTWNQIQAQLRNPNNPVVFFDVSVGTTEIGRMIFELFEDVCPKTSENFRQFCTGEYRKDGVPLGFKGAIFHRVIKDFMIQGGDFVNGDGTGVISIYGGGTFPDENFTLKHDSPGLLSMANSGKDTNGCQFFITCAKCNFLDGKHVVFGRVIDGLLVMRKVENVPTGPNNKPKIPVTISQCGQM, from the coding sequence ATGCCTACTTGGAATCAGATTCAAGCTCAACTGCGCAATCCAAATAATCCAGTAGTATTTTTTGATGTATCTGTGGGTACAACAGAAATTGGTCGTATGATTTTTGAGCTTTTTGAAGATGTATGTCCAAAGACTTCGGAAAACTTTCGACAATTTTGTACCGGAGAGTATAGAAAGGATGGCGTACCATTAGGATTCAAAGGTGCTATATTTCACAGAGTGATTAAAGACTTCATGATACAAGGAGGAGATTTTGTAAATGGTGATGGTACAGGAGTAATTAGTATCTATGGTGGTGGAACTTTTCCTGATGAAAACTTTACATTGAAACATGACTCGCCAGGATTACTTTCCATGGCAAATAGTGGAAAGGATACTAATGGttgtcaattttttattacatgcGCTAAGTGTAATTTTCTAGACGGAAAGCATGTGGTTTTTGGAAGAGTGATAGATGGCTTATTGGTCatgagaaaagtagaaaatgtTCCTACTGGACCAAATAATAAACCAAAGATACCTGTAACGATATCTCAATGTGGTCAGATGTAA
- the LOC124956034 gene encoding zinc finger protein 184-like yields MEAHENEQYVTFPLSGVHDNIQENIISHEEICEPVDDCVLQDGLNEVPVNDVNTDIQEAHVAVEILPDRSDEEDENRSVYPIYIKQEEQQQYTSGDDESMAVEALRQLGGMYPCFENKKVSCPNCANLFTQIEFTKHQGTCNISKLSCPTCGETFERKMDLNNHMVCHQVDRPHACRTCGNLFRSKSSLQSHMLQVHQIERPHKCTICGADFQRPSSLSNHMKIHTYVAGRAIMQSRGNNQLSQSVDTFRKWSENNTSESQNVPVPSSTVQTVQNYNACQVHWAVPAYTFQNEQSSTVNTISNHDEKIDTLHEFNVLPNGEVTQFEYTQQNNMNNQINQQYSLSLNTFNNSDSMVKVEALTYNNDSRRNYVDMGTDVNKQHTCSHCGISFSRAIALVSHEKIHTSKNWMPIECEYCDKQFQDANHLATHQTTCTKKIMQNNIDQGVSNSKWGKHACSECGKKFTTKQKMFRHQWIHRKKTHCCEVCGTQFEKQNQLDKHRLSAHPGDSPFTCTECGKSFVSRQGLWEHGRTHAGSPAHFHCDTCSKTFSSRQGYLIHHRTHTGERPYGCKFCWKAFRDGGTLRKHERIHTGERPHVCPLCSRAFNQKVVLREHVRWVHAAGKNETEVTGPPYPCPLCGALNQDRDELCAHIVKHSDQMIAEAKAKTNNNAPKSRPTRKKTKASIVEGTQEKPNLDNNEISRLEQNKALLSITEAMDKTECQQIVNDKQNNTYLVVTAERHNENLIAISELKHNNVRLILDDKQNENVNITQNDHDRADSYLITMNKQNDTTHILPDNNALRAITTTRNDEVDTMHLIQSSKQSNTLHLLSKPNESLPVLTISNNPEDHENYSSQIAQIGSTDLPMDMATHDTSREDQAIKSHNGNRQESLLHEGVSQGTVIQIVHYQQDSDDGEELVCGICGEDFTDKNILMEHVKIHI; encoded by the coding sequence ATGGAAGCTCATGAAAATGAACAATACGTTACATTTCCACTTTCTGGAGTACATGATAATattcaagaaaatataatatcacacGAAGAGATATGTGAACCTGTTGATGATTGTGTACTACAAGATGGTTTAAATGAAGTTCCTGTTAATGATGTTAATACTGATATTCAAGAAGCTCATGTTGCTGTCGAAATTTTACCTGATAGATCGGACGAGGAAGATGAAAATCGTAGCgtttatcctatatatatcAAACAGGAGGAACAACAACAATATACTTCTGGTGATGACGAATCAATGGCTGTTGAAGCACTTCGTCAATTAGGTGGCATGTATCCttgttttgaaaataaaaaagtcagTTGTCCTAATTGTGCTAATTTGTTCACACAAATTGAATTTACCAAACATCAGGGTACGTGTAATATAAGTAAGTTATCATGTCCAACATGCGGAGAAACATTTGAAAGGAAAATggatttaaataatcatatgGTTTGTCATCAAGTTGATCGACCACATGCATGTAGAACATGCGGTAATTTGTTTCGTTCTAAAAGCAGTCTTCAATCGCATATGTTACAAGTTCATCAGATAGAAAGACCTCATAAATGTACCATTTGTGGTGCAGACTTTCAAAGACCATCTAGCTTATCAAATCATATGAAAATACATACTTATGTAGCTGGACGTGCTATAATGCAATCAAGAGGAAATAATCAATTGTCACAGTCTGTGGATACATTTAGAAAATGGTCTGAAAATAATACGTCTGAATCACAAAATGTACCTGTTCCATCTTCGACTGTTCAAActgtacaaaattataatgctTGTCAAGTTCATTGGGCTGTTCCTGCTTATACTTTTCAAAATGAACAATCGTCTACTGTCAATACAATCTCTAATCATGATGAAAAAATAGATACACTGCATGAATTTAATGTATTACCTAATGGTGAAGTAACACAATTTGAATATACacaacaaaataatatgaataatcaaATCAATCAACAATACAGTTTATCCCTTAACACATTTAATAATTCAGACAGTATGGTCAAAGTTGAGGCActtacatataataatgacaGTAGAAGAAATTATGTGGATATGGGGACAGATGTTAATAAACAGCATACATGTAGTCATTGTGGTATTAGTTTTTCAAGAGCAATAGCATTGGTATCACATGAAAAGATTCATACATCTAAAAACTGGATGCCCATTGAATGTGAATATTGTGATAAACAATTTCAAGATGCAAATCATTTGGCAACTCATCAAACTACTtgcacaaaaaaaattatgcagAATAATATAGATCAAGGTGTTTCAAATAGTAAATGGGGAAAACATGCTTGCTCTGAATGCGGAAAGAAATTTACAACTAAACAGAAAATGTTTAGGCATCAATGGatacatagaaagaaaacTCATTGTTGTGAAGTTTGTGGAACacaatttgaaaaacaaaatcaattaGATAAGCACAGATTGTCGGCCCATCCTGGTGATTCACCATTTACCTGTACGGAATGTGGAAAAAGTTTTGTATCACGTCAAGGTCTTTGGGAACATGGTAGAACTCATGCAGGAAGTCCAGCACATTTTCATTGTGATACTTGCTCAAAAACGTTCTCCTCGCGACAAGGATATTTAATTCATCATCGTACTCATACAGGTGAAAGACCATATGGTTGTAAATTTTGTTGGAAAGCATTTAGAGATGGTGGTACATTAAGAAAACACGAACGAATTCATACTGGTGAAAGACCACACGTATGTCCTTTATGCTCTAGAGCTTTCAATCAGAAAGTTGTTCTTCGTGAACACGTTCGATGGGTTCATGCTgcaggaaaaaatgaaactgAAGTTACAGGACCACCTTATCCTTGTCCTTTATGCGGTGCTTTAAATCAAGATCGTGATGAATTGTGCGCCCATATTGTTAAACATTCGGATCAAATGATAGCCGAAGCAAaagcaaaaacaaataataatgctCCTAAGTCACGACctacgagaaaaaaaactaaagcATCAATCGTTGAAGGTACACAGGAGAAACCAAAtctagataataatgaaatttcaagattagaacaaaataaagcattattatctataacaGAAGCAATGGATAAAACAGAGTGTCAACAAATTGTAaatgataaacaaaataatacttATCTCGTTGTTACTGCTGAAAGACATAATGAAAACTTAATTGCTATATCGGAGCTTAAACACAATAATGTAAGATTAATATTAGATgacaaacaaaatgaaaatgtgaATATAACACAGAATGATCATGATCGTGCagattcatatttaattactatgaataaacaaaatgaCACTACACATATTTTACCAGATAATAATGCTCTTCGTGCTATAACTACAACCAGAAACGATGAAGTTGATACAATGCATTTAATACAATCCTCTAAACAAAGTAAtactttacatttattatcaaaaccAAATGAGTCACTTCCCGTTCTGACAATAAGTAATAATCCAGAAGatcatgaaaattattctaGTCAAATAGCGCAGATAGGAAGTACCGATCTACCTATGGATATGGCTACACATGATACATCTAGAGAAGATCAGGCAATAAAAAGTCACAATGGGAATAGGCAGGAATCATTATTACACGAAGGAGTTTCTCAAGGAACAGTTATACAAATTGTTCATTATCAACAAGATAGTGATGATGGAGAAGAACTAGTTTGTGGTATATGTGGGGAAGATTTTACAgataaaaacatattaatgGAACAtgttaaaattcatatataa